A genome region from Coffea arabica cultivar ET-39 chromosome 7e, Coffea Arabica ET-39 HiFi, whole genome shotgun sequence includes the following:
- the LOC113701948 gene encoding triacylglycerol lipase OBL1-like: MESSRRKYFRIVYCNDLVPRVPWDNSWSDFQHFGKCIYFNSLYRGDIVDEVPNKNYFSVFMFIPKKMICVWELMRGFGMGMFIGREYKELKVMRAVRLMGIFSIAGLPAHAPLDYVNSTRFASPDLYAPKPWLRQ, encoded by the exons ATGGAGAGCAGCAGGCGCAAGTACTTTAGGATCGTTTATTGCAACGATCTTGTGCCTAGAGTCCCTTGGGACAATTCATGGAGCGATTTTCAGCACTTTGGAAAGTGTATCTACTTCAACAGCCTTTACAGGGGCGAT ATTGTTGATGAAGTACCAAACAAGAACTACTTTTCAGTCTTCATGTTCATCCCCAAAAAAATGATCTGTGTTTGGGAGCTGATGAGAGGATTTGGGATGGGAATGTTCATCGGACGTGAATACAAGGAATTGAAGGTTATGCGAGCGGTTCGACTTATGGGCATCTTCTCCATAGCTGGCCTGCCAGCACATGCTCCTCTAGATTATGTCAATTCCACAAGGTTTGCATCTCCAGATTTGTACGCTCCCAAACCATGGCTTCGCCAATAA
- the LOC113701883 gene encoding uncharacterized protein produces the protein MSERKLVVLGIPWEVDTEGLREYMTKFGELEDCIVMKERSTGRSRGFGYVTFVTVEDAKAALSSEHFLGNRMLEVKIATPKEEMRAPSKKVTRIFVARISPSVSEAAFRSYFEKYGDITDLYMPKDPSTKSHRGIGFVTFANAESVDDLMAETHELGGSTIVVDRATPKEDEFRPVSRVPQGGYGAYNAYISAATRYAALGAPTLYDHPGSMYGRGGPGGPPRGMGKKIFVGRLPQEASAEDLRQYFGRFGRILDVYVPKDPKRTGHRGFGFVTFAEDGVADRVSRRPHEICGQQVAIDSATPIDDAGPSSNYMMDNPEPYAGYGGPMRSYGRMYGGMDFDDWGYGMGAGRHSRADFRYRPY, from the exons ATGTCTGAGAGAAAGCTTGTT GTTTTGGGTATCCCGTGGGAAGTGGATACAGAAGGTTTGAGGGAATATATGACCAAATTTGGGGAATTGGAGGACTGTATAGTCATGAAG GAGAGGTCTACTGGGCGATCTCGTGGGTTTGGCTATGTGACCTTTGTAACTGTTGAGGATGCTAAG GCTGCGTTGTCAAGCGAGCATTTCCTTGGTAACAGAATGCTGGAAGTAAAAATAGCCACTCCGAAG GAGGAGATGAGAGCTCCGTCCAAGAAAGTAACACGGATTTTTGTGGCAAGAATTTCTCCATCTGTCTCAGAAGCAGCATTCAGAAG ttattttgagaaatatgGTGACATAACAGATCTCTACATGCCCAAG GATCCAAGCACCAAATCACATCGTGGAATCGGATTTGTCACTTTTGCTAATGCTG AATCTGTGGATGATCTCATGGCTGAGACCCATGAACTGGGGGGTTCTACAATAGTTGTTGACCGAGCCACACCAAAG gaGGACGAATTCAGGCCAGTTAGCCGAGTGCCTCAGGGTGGATATGGTGCATATAATGCTTACATCAGTGCAGCAACCAGATATGCTGCACTGGGTGCTCCCACCTTATATGATCATCCGGGTTCTATGTATGGAA GAGGAGGCCCAGGAGGCCCCCCTCGTGGGATGGGTAAAAAGATATTTGTGGGAAGGCTTCCTCAGGAGGCAAGTGCTGAAGATCTTCGTCAGTACTTTGGTAGATTCGGCCGTATATTAGATGTCTACGTTCCAAAG GATCCCAAAAGGACAGGCCACAGGGGGTTTGGTTTTGTAACCTTTGCTGAAGACGGTGTTGCAGATCGTGTGTCTCGAAGGCCCCATGAGATATGTGGACAACAG GTTGCAATAGATTCAGCTACTCCCATTGACGATGCCGGTCCAAGTAGTAATTACATGATGGATAATCCTGAACCATATGCAGGTTATGGCGGTCCTATGCGTTCGTACGGTAGGATGTATGGAGGGATGGACTTTGATGAT TGGGGGTACGGAATGGGTGCTGGAAGACATTCCAGAGCAGATTTTAGGTATAGGCCTTATTAG
- the LOC113701346 gene encoding triacylglycerol lipase OBL1-like, with the protein MASNEERSFASHYMVLAPKEATIFDLLRFLLSSRADNRRFIFTPRGTRLPFPKRVVLVGSVVMQIILFILAGPLALLGHAIENWLNLLYVNGGFMGIIFKILRGRRPEKTPDRDSPKYRSLTGLSDDREELAENILIDDTRYNSALAIMAAKVVYENPAHIEYVVSKIWKMEFMGFYDFWNAFQRKPTTQAMLFRQNKDTDSELICVAFRGTEPFAADDWITDMDLSYYELPNVGRAHCGFMEALGLQRGSGWPKNIPQSNRQYAYYTIREILKKRMV; encoded by the exons ATGGCTTCCAATGAGGAGCGGTCATTTGCTAGCCACTATATGGTGCTAGCTCCGAAGGAAGCCACAATCTTCGATCTCCTTCGTTTCTTGCTCTCCAGCCGTGCAGACAATAGAAGATTTATTTTTACCCCAAGAGGGACGAGATTACCATTCCCTAAAAGGGTGGTTCTAGTTGGCTCTGTCGTGATGCAAATTATCTTGTTCATACTCGCAGGACCGCTAGCATTGTTGGGGCATGCAATCGAGAACTGGCTTAACCTGCTGTACGTGAATGGCGGTTTTATGGGAATTATCTTCAAAATCCTTCGGG GGCGCCGGCCAGAAAAAACCCCAGATAGAGATTCGCCCAAGTATCGGTCGCTGACCGGACTTTCAGACGATAGGGAAGAGCTGGCTGAGAACATCCTAATTGACGATACGAGATATAATTCGGCTCTCGCAATAATGGCTGCCAAAGTCGTTTACGAGAACCCCGCTCATATCGAATATGTGGTCTCGAAAATCTGGAAG ATGGAATTCATGGGATTTTACGATTTCTGGAACG CTTTCCAAAGGAAACCAACAACACAAGCAATGTTGTTTCGACAAAATAAGGACACGGACTCGGAACTGATATGTGTGGCCTTCAGAGGTACAGAACCCTTTGCTGCTGATGATTGGATTACAGACATGGATCTCTCCTATTATGAGCTTCCTAATGTGGGGAGGGCGCATTGTGGATTCATGGAAGCTCTTGGTCTACAGAGGGGCAGTGGTTGGCCCAAGAACATACCCCAATCGAATAGGCAATACGCTTACTATACCATCCGGGAAATTCTGAAGAAAAGGATGGTATAG